In one window of Methanosarcina vacuolata Z-761 DNA:
- a CDS encoding nitroreductase family protein produces the protein MSLISFDVEKCTACGICSMVCPVNIIMPGEKGAPSLPTEYEAFCTRCGHCEAVCPANAIMVNYQSFPPEDDNASIEQINPEQLKKYIQSRRSIRIFKNKPVEKEKIRDIFEAVRFAPSGMNGQPVKWLVVTDASKIKKFADLTIDWMRMMAEKDADHPLKRYFPILVALADAGFDPICRNSPGLVYAYSENASGYTDSIIALTTFDLIAPSFGLGTCWVGLLHRAAVEYQPLKEALGIPAGFVLQFPMLFGYPKYKHRKIPGRKKADIIWR, from the coding sequence ATGAGCCTTATTTCGTTTGACGTGGAAAAATGTACAGCTTGTGGAATTTGTTCTATGGTTTGTCCTGTAAATATAATCATGCCTGGAGAAAAAGGTGCTCCGTCCTTACCCACCGAATATGAGGCATTTTGTACTCGTTGTGGGCACTGTGAAGCTGTTTGTCCTGCGAATGCAATTATGGTAAATTATCAGTCATTCCCTCCTGAAGATGATAATGCTAGCATTGAGCAGATTAACCCTGAACAACTTAAAAAATATATTCAAAGCAGACGCTCGATAAGGATTTTCAAAAATAAGCCCGTTGAAAAAGAGAAAATCAGAGATATTTTTGAAGCCGTCCGCTTTGCTCCATCTGGCATGAATGGACAACCTGTTAAGTGGCTTGTTGTAACTGATGCATCGAAGATTAAAAAGTTTGCAGATCTTACTATTGATTGGATGAGAATGATGGCAGAAAAAGACGCAGACCATCCTCTTAAGCGTTATTTTCCTATTCTTGTTGCTCTCGCTGATGCAGGCTTTGATCCCATTTGTAGAAATTCTCCGGGACTTGTCTATGCTTATTCAGAAAATGCCTCTGGATACACTGACAGCATTATAGCCCTGACAACCTTTGATCTCATTGCTCCTTCTTTTGGTCTTGGAACTTGTTGGGTAGGACTACTACATAGAGCAGCAGTAGAATATCAGCCATTAAAAGAAGCTCTTGGTATTCCTGCAGGATTTGTTTTGCAATTTCCAATGCTTTTTGGATACCCAAAATATAAACATAGAAAAATACCCGGTAGAAAAAAAGCGGATATTATATGGAGATAA
- a CDS encoding MBL fold metallo-hydrolase — MDTNRVYRVGEATVTRVSELILDSNTPEYLYPQWDPSFIQEHEKWLVPGNMDKTRTHVFQSIHTWVLRTKQHTILIDTGTGNDKERIWMPRLNRLKSPYLERLKAAGVTPAMVDYVILTHLHVDHVGWNTQLVDGVWEPTFPNATYVFSKAEQMHYSDPENYPVNNRVKFIVYEDSILPVIQAEQAEIIEPDGTEFLEGISLYPVPGHSIGQMAVCLTSGGKEALFGGDVMHHPIQVYRPEWNSVYCEDALQARASRRWALDYLADRHALFFSSHFAETSAGRVTRKGGRFVWQFC; from the coding sequence ATGGACACAAATCGCGTATATCGCGTGGGCGAGGCCACAGTAACCCGCGTATCCGAACTTATTCTCGATTCAAACACTCCTGAATATCTGTATCCCCAGTGGGACCCTTCATTCATTCAGGAGCATGAAAAATGGCTGGTTCCCGGAAACATGGACAAGACCCGTACGCATGTCTTCCAGAGTATCCATACGTGGGTGCTGCGGACAAAGCAACATACGATTCTTATTGACACAGGGACGGGAAACGACAAGGAACGTATCTGGATGCCCCGGTTAAACAGGTTGAAATCCCCCTACCTGGAACGGCTCAAAGCCGCAGGTGTGACTCCGGCAATGGTGGATTATGTTATCTTAACACACCTTCACGTGGATCACGTTGGATGGAATACGCAGCTTGTTGATGGTGTATGGGAACCGACATTCCCCAATGCAACGTATGTCTTCTCAAAGGCCGAGCAGATGCATTATTCCGACCCGGAAAACTACCCGGTGAATAACCGCGTCAAATTCATAGTATACGAAGACAGCATCCTGCCGGTGATCCAGGCAGAGCAGGCCGAAATCATTGAACCTGATGGGACGGAGTTTCTTGAGGGAATCTCCTTATATCCGGTACCCGGGCACAGCATTGGCCAGATGGCAGTCTGCCTTACTTCCGGCGGAAAAGAAGCTCTTTTTGGTGGGGATGTCATGCACCATCCCATCCAGGTATACCGCCCTGAATGGAACTCGGTGTACTGTGAAGATGCACTGCAAGCCCGTGCTTCACGGCGGTGGGCGCTGGATTATCTTGCAGACCGGCATGCCCTGTTTTTCAGTTCACATTTTGCAGAGACCTCAGCGGGGCGCGTAACCCGTAAGGGAGGCCGCTTTGTGTGGCAGTTCTGCTGA
- a CDS encoding winged helix-turn-helix transcriptional regulator, translating into MQKSPPVGKCPIQISLSVIGGKWKPIILWFLKDGPVRFSGIQKKIPGITQMMLTKQLRELVADGMIERTVYPEVPPRVEYSITDDGRSVFPVLMALNEWGNEYQKRKYGSWNQKCAETFRDDIKE; encoded by the coding sequence ATGCAAAAATCTCCTCCTGTAGGAAAATGTCCGATCCAGATTTCTCTCTCAGTCATTGGCGGAAAGTGGAAGCCAATAATCCTCTGGTTTCTCAAAGACGGACCGGTCCGGTTCTCTGGGATCCAGAAGAAAATCCCCGGGATCACCCAGATGATGCTGACAAAACAGCTCCGCGAGCTGGTTGCCGATGGGATGATCGAAAGGACAGTCTATCCCGAGGTCCCACCACGAGTCGAATATAGTATCACTGATGACGGCCGCTCGGTCTTTCCCGTTCTTATGGCATTAAACGAGTGGGGAAACGAGTACCAGAAGAGGAAATACGGAAGCTGGAACCAGAAGTGTGCGGAAACTTTTCGCGATGATATTAAAGAGTAA